Proteins from a single region of Streptomyces vinaceus:
- a CDS encoding acyl-CoA dehydrogenase family protein, whose protein sequence is MQRRIFDADHEAFRETVRTFLTKEVLPHYDQWEKDGIVSREAWRAAGRQGLLGLAVPEEYGGGGNTDFRYAAVIAEEFTRAGAAGLAIGLHNDIIGPYLTSLATEEQKRRWLPGFCSGETITAIAMTEPGAGSDLQGIRTSAEDRGDHWVLNGSKTFISNGILADLVVVVARTTPEGGAHGLSLLVVERGAEGFERGRNLDKIGQKAQDTAELFFHDVRVPKENLLGELNGAFVHLMTNLAQERMGIAMAGIAAAEHLLEITTTYVKEREAFGRPLSKLQHIRFEIAEMATECAVTRTFLDRCIVDHSNGELDHVHASMAKWWATELQKRVADRCLQLHGGYGYMSEYRVARAFTDGRIQTIYGGTTEIMKEIIGRSLLG, encoded by the coding sequence ATGCAACGCCGCATCTTCGACGCCGACCACGAGGCGTTCCGCGAGACCGTGCGCACCTTCCTCACCAAGGAGGTGCTGCCGCACTACGACCAGTGGGAGAAGGACGGCATCGTCAGCCGTGAGGCCTGGCGGGCCGCGGGCCGACAGGGCCTGCTGGGCCTGGCCGTCCCGGAGGAGTACGGGGGCGGCGGGAACACCGACTTCCGCTACGCGGCCGTGATCGCCGAGGAGTTCACCCGGGCGGGCGCCGCCGGACTCGCGATCGGCCTGCACAACGACATCATCGGCCCCTACCTGACCTCGCTGGCCACCGAGGAGCAGAAGCGGCGCTGGCTGCCCGGCTTCTGCTCCGGCGAGACCATCACCGCCATCGCCATGACCGAGCCGGGCGCGGGCTCCGACCTCCAGGGGATCCGGACCAGCGCCGAGGACCGGGGCGACCACTGGGTGCTCAACGGCTCCAAGACCTTCATCTCCAACGGCATCCTGGCCGACCTGGTCGTCGTCGTCGCCAGGACCACCCCCGAGGGCGGCGCGCACGGCCTGTCGCTGCTGGTCGTCGAGCGCGGCGCGGAGGGCTTCGAACGCGGCCGCAACCTCGACAAGATCGGCCAGAAGGCGCAGGACACCGCCGAGCTGTTCTTCCACGACGTACGCGTCCCGAAGGAGAACCTGCTCGGCGAGCTGAACGGGGCCTTCGTCCACCTGATGACCAATCTCGCGCAGGAGCGGATGGGCATCGCGATGGCCGGCATCGCCGCCGCCGAACACCTGCTGGAGATCACCACGACGTACGTGAAGGAGCGCGAGGCCTTCGGGCGGCCGCTCTCCAAGCTCCAGCACATCCGCTTCGAGATAGCGGAGATGGCCACCGAGTGCGCCGTCACCCGCACCTTCCTGGACCGCTGCATCGTCGACCACTCCAACGGCGAGCTGGACCACGTCCACGCCTCGATGGCCAAGTGGTGGGCGACCGAGCTCCAGAAGCGCGTCGCCGACCGGTGCCTGCAACTGCACGGCGGTTACGGCTACATGAGCGAGTACCGGGTCGCACGCGCCTTCACCGACGGCCGCATCCAGACCATCTACGGCGGCACGACCGAGATCATGAAAGAGATCATCGGCCGCTCCCTCCTCGGCTAA
- a CDS encoding LLM class F420-dependent oxidoreductase: MELSMMLDYAGDPRRAADEAAALEAAGLDAVWVAEAWGFDSPTIMGYLAARTERMKIGSAILNVYSRTPALVAQTAAGLDAISGGRALLGLGASGPQVVEGWHGKPYDRPIGRTRETVELCRRIWRRETIDHHGITDMPLPPGKGGRHGKPLKILTRPVRDAVPVYIASLGPANVRMTAEIADGWLPTLFLPEKAHAVWGSALAEGAALRSPELGPLQTVAGGLLAIGEDAAAVRDLARPQIALYVGGMGAVGKNFYNDLAVAYGYGEEARKIQELYLSGRKRDAAAAVPDEFCELMTLCGPEGYVRERVEAFREAGVTMLNVTPVGAEPARLIETVKSWL, from the coding sequence ATGGAACTGTCCATGATGCTCGACTACGCCGGGGACCCGCGCCGGGCCGCCGACGAGGCGGCGGCGCTGGAGGCGGCCGGGCTCGACGCCGTGTGGGTCGCCGAGGCCTGGGGCTTCGACTCCCCGACGATCATGGGCTACCTCGCCGCACGCACCGAGCGGATGAAGATCGGCTCGGCCATCCTCAACGTGTACTCGCGCACCCCGGCCCTCGTCGCGCAGACGGCCGCCGGACTCGACGCGATCTCCGGTGGCCGTGCGCTGCTGGGCCTCGGTGCCTCCGGCCCGCAGGTCGTCGAGGGCTGGCACGGCAAGCCGTACGACAGGCCGATCGGGCGGACCCGCGAGACGGTCGAGCTGTGCCGCCGGATCTGGCGCCGCGAGACCATCGACCACCACGGCATCACCGACATGCCGCTGCCGCCCGGGAAGGGCGGCCGGCACGGCAAGCCGCTGAAGATCCTGACCCGGCCGGTCCGCGACGCGGTCCCCGTCTACATCGCCTCGCTCGGACCGGCCAACGTGCGGATGACGGCCGAGATCGCCGACGGCTGGCTGCCGACCCTGTTCCTGCCCGAGAAGGCCCACGCGGTGTGGGGGAGCGCCCTCGCCGAGGGCGCCGCCCTGCGCTCCCCGGAGCTCGGCCCGCTGCAGACCGTGGCGGGCGGGCTGCTCGCGATCGGCGAGGACGCGGCCGCCGTACGGGACCTCGCGCGCCCGCAGATCGCCCTGTACGTCGGGGGGATGGGCGCGGTCGGCAAGAACTTCTACAACGACCTCGCCGTCGCCTACGGGTACGGGGAGGAGGCCCGCAAGATCCAGGAGCTCTACCTCTCCGGCCGCAAGCGCGACGCCGCGGCCGCCGTACCGGACGAGTTCTGCGAGCTCATGACCTTGTGCGGGCCGGAGGGCTACGTGCGCGAGCGCGTCGAGGCCTTCCGGGAGGCGGGCGTCACGATGCTCAACGTCACACCCGTCGGAGCCGAGCCGGCCCGGCTGATCGAAACCGTCAAGAGCTGGCTCTAG
- a CDS encoding CaiB/BaiF CoA transferase family protein: MAVTGNVPDGPGTPGGPGRPGGGPLAGVRVVELAGIGPGPFAAMLLADLGADVVRVDRPGGGALAVDPAYDVTNRGKRSVLVDLKSAEGPARVLDLVERADVLIEGFRPGVAERLGVGPAACHARNPKLVYGRMTGWGQDGPLAHTAGHDIAYIAVTGALGMIGNPGEPPAVPANLVGDYAGGSLYLVIGVLAALQHARTPGGAGQVVDAAIVDGTAHLTAMIHGMMAAGGWQDRRGANLLDGGCPFYGTYETSDGGYMAVGALEQQFYDTFTELLGIKEQAPARKDLARWGELREAVAARFKSRTRQEWTEVFEGSDACVAPVLSLGEAPLHPHLAARATFTDFGGITQPAPAPRFSATPAAVTSGPAQPGAHTASVARDWDVPALLPKEV, from the coding sequence ATGGCAGTGACAGGGAACGTGCCCGACGGGCCGGGCACCCCCGGGGGACCCGGCAGACCCGGCGGCGGCCCGCTCGCGGGCGTGCGCGTCGTCGAACTGGCGGGCATCGGCCCCGGCCCGTTCGCCGCCATGCTCCTCGCCGACCTGGGCGCCGATGTCGTACGGGTGGACCGGCCCGGCGGCGGCGCCCTCGCGGTCGACCCCGCGTACGACGTCACCAACCGCGGCAAGCGCTCCGTCCTGGTCGACCTGAAGTCCGCCGAGGGGCCCGCCCGCGTGCTGGACCTCGTCGAGCGGGCCGACGTGCTGATCGAGGGCTTCCGCCCCGGCGTCGCCGAGCGGCTCGGGGTCGGACCCGCCGCGTGCCACGCCCGCAACCCGAAGCTGGTCTACGGCCGGATGACCGGCTGGGGCCAGGACGGTCCCCTCGCGCACACCGCCGGGCACGACATCGCGTACATCGCCGTCACCGGCGCCCTCGGCATGATCGGCAACCCGGGGGAGCCGCCGGCCGTCCCCGCCAACCTCGTCGGGGACTACGCGGGCGGCTCCCTCTACCTGGTCATCGGCGTCCTGGCGGCCCTCCAGCACGCCCGCACCCCCGGCGGCGCCGGTCAGGTCGTCGACGCGGCCATCGTCGACGGCACCGCCCACCTGACCGCCATGATCCACGGCATGATGGCGGCCGGCGGCTGGCAGGACCGGCGCGGGGCCAACCTCCTCGACGGCGGCTGCCCGTTCTACGGCACGTACGAGACTTCCGACGGCGGGTACATGGCGGTGGGCGCGCTGGAGCAGCAGTTCTACGACACCTTCACGGAGCTGCTCGGCATCAAGGAGCAGGCTCCCGCCCGCAAGGACCTGGCCCGCTGGGGCGAGCTCCGCGAGGCCGTCGCCGCCCGCTTCAAGTCCCGTACGCGCCAGGAGTGGACGGAGGTCTTCGAGGGCTCCGACGCCTGCGTGGCACCGGTGCTGTCCCTGGGCGAGGCGCCGCTCCACCCGCACCTCGCCGCCCGTGCCACGTTCACCGACTTCGGCGGGATCACCCAGCCCGCCCCCGCGCCCCGGTTCTCGGCCACGCCGGCCGCGGTCACCTCGGGTCCCGCCCAGCCCGGCGCGCACACCGCATCCGTGGCCCGCGACTGGGACGTACCGGCCCTGCTCCCGAAAGAGGTCTGA